One window of the Falco biarmicus isolate bFalBia1 chromosome Z, bFalBia1.pri, whole genome shotgun sequence genome contains the following:
- the CDC37L1 gene encoding hsp90 co-chaperone Cdc37-like 1 isoform X1 — protein sequence MPGSAGRAPAPAHAPAGAPSLFFFLDTSGFIDRQAQTCVRTYVYFASVLRQPPGRRRAPRRHGRARHTTYSQRVDLACQKEREFMKHSVECTWNLAEAQQKLGSLALHNSESCDQEFAKAETEAAELRQREEEWRRKEEALNQRERQNLWNTDPLSKEVFNKSLINQKRKEIEDEDVSEPLMQKHEQKIRHFGMLSRWDDSQRFLSDHPYLVCEETSRYLMLWCFHLEAEQKRALMEQVAHQAVVMQFIIEIARSCNVDPRGCFRLFFQKAKTGEGYFEAFKNELEAFKTRVRIWSQSHGFQTMLLHDLSVNPGLVAELTSFSQNIGDLQGSINTGVYSLNSVIQNDEEESKMMDTV from the exons ATGCCCGGCAGCGCTGGGCGCGCACCGGCTCCCGCGCACGCACCCGCAGGCGCGCcgtctttatttttctttttagatacGTCTGGTTTTATAGATCGACAGGCACAGACTTGCGTACGCACATACGTTTATTTTGCCAGCGTCCTGCGGCAGCCCCCAGGGAGGCGGCGGGCCCCCCGCCGGCACGGAAGAGCCCGACACACG ACATACAGCCAAAGGGTTGACTTAGCCTGCCAAAAAGAAAGGGAGTTCATGAAGCACTCTGTAGAATGCACGTGGAACCTAGCAGAAGCCCAGCAAAAACTTGGTAGCTTGGCACTGCATAATTCAGAATCCTGTGATCAGGAATTCGCTAAAGCAGAGACTGAAGCTGCAGAGTTgagacagagagaggaagagtggagaagaaaagaagaagcaCTAAACCAGAGGGAAAGACAGAATCTATGGAACACAGATCCTCTTAGTAAGGAGGTATTTAATAAG agtttaattaatcaaaaaagaaaagaaatagaagatgAAGATGTGTCTGAACCACTTATGCAAAAACATGAACAGAAGATTAGACACTTTG GTATGCTGAGTAGATGGGATGATAGTCAAAGATTTTTGTCTGATCACCCATATCTTGTATGTGAAGAAACTTCTAGATATCTCATGTTGTGGTGTTTTCATCTGGAAGCTGAACAG aaaagagcTCTGATGGAGCAAGTAGCACACCAAGCAGTTGTAATGCAGTTTATAATAGAAATTGCCAGAAGCTGCAATGTGGATCCAAGAGGCTGTTTTCGTCTCTTTTTCCAGAAAGCCAAA acaGGAGAAGGCTATTttgaggcttttaaaaatgaacttgaGGCGTTCAAGACCAGAGTGAGAATTTGGTCACAATCACATGGCTTTCAAACTATGTTACTACATGACCTCAGTGTCAATCCTGGTCTTGTAGCAGAGCTGACATCCTTTTCACAG AACATAGGTGATCTACAAGGTTCCATAAACACAGGTGTCTACAGTTTAAACTCTGTGATACAAAACGATGAAGAAGAATCCAAAATGATGGACACAGTATAG
- the CDC37L1 gene encoding hsp90 co-chaperone Cdc37-like 1 isoform X2: MALWLPRSRDGGPPSAEDEEWGQGPASRPRLPEVQTYSQRVDLACQKEREFMKHSVECTWNLAEAQQKLGSLALHNSESCDQEFAKAETEAAELRQREEEWRRKEEALNQRERQNLWNTDPLSKEVFNKSLINQKRKEIEDEDVSEPLMQKHEQKIRHFGMLSRWDDSQRFLSDHPYLVCEETSRYLMLWCFHLEAEQKRALMEQVAHQAVVMQFIIEIARSCNVDPRGCFRLFFQKAKTGEGYFEAFKNELEAFKTRVRIWSQSHGFQTMLLHDLSVNPGLVAELTSFSQNIGDLQGSINTGVYSLNSVIQNDEEESKMMDTV; the protein is encoded by the exons ATGGCGCTGTGGCTCCCGCGCTCACGGGACGGCGGCCCTCCGTCGGCGGAGGACGAGGAGTGGGGTCAGGGTCCCGCCTCCCGCCCGCGCCTGCCGGAAGTGCAG ACATACAGCCAAAGGGTTGACTTAGCCTGCCAAAAAGAAAGGGAGTTCATGAAGCACTCTGTAGAATGCACGTGGAACCTAGCAGAAGCCCAGCAAAAACTTGGTAGCTTGGCACTGCATAATTCAGAATCCTGTGATCAGGAATTCGCTAAAGCAGAGACTGAAGCTGCAGAGTTgagacagagagaggaagagtggagaagaaaagaagaagcaCTAAACCAGAGGGAAAGACAGAATCTATGGAACACAGATCCTCTTAGTAAGGAGGTATTTAATAAG agtttaattaatcaaaaaagaaaagaaatagaagatgAAGATGTGTCTGAACCACTTATGCAAAAACATGAACAGAAGATTAGACACTTTG GTATGCTGAGTAGATGGGATGATAGTCAAAGATTTTTGTCTGATCACCCATATCTTGTATGTGAAGAAACTTCTAGATATCTCATGTTGTGGTGTTTTCATCTGGAAGCTGAACAG aaaagagcTCTGATGGAGCAAGTAGCACACCAAGCAGTTGTAATGCAGTTTATAATAGAAATTGCCAGAAGCTGCAATGTGGATCCAAGAGGCTGTTTTCGTCTCTTTTTCCAGAAAGCCAAA acaGGAGAAGGCTATTttgaggcttttaaaaatgaacttgaGGCGTTCAAGACCAGAGTGAGAATTTGGTCACAATCACATGGCTTTCAAACTATGTTACTACATGACCTCAGTGTCAATCCTGGTCTTGTAGCAGAGCTGACATCCTTTTCACAG AACATAGGTGATCTACAAGGTTCCATAAACACAGGTGTCTACAGTTTAAACTCTGTGATACAAAACGATGAAGAAGAATCCAAAATGATGGACACAGTATAG